CGGACGTAAAGTCGTGACCGGCCTGTTTCTCGACCGGGACCAGGCCTTCATCCGCCTGCTGGCCCAGAAATGCACGCGCGGAACGGACAGCGTCGTCGCGCTCCTGGCGAGCGGCGCCGGTCCCGCCGCGCTCGTTTTCGCGCAGTCTCCTGGGCAGCCTTTCGACATGGGAGCCCTGATGAAAGAGGTCCTTGCCAGGCTTGGCGGACGCGGCGGCGGAAGCAAGGATCTGGCGCAGGGAGGCACCGAAAGCGAGGCGCTGGAAGCGGAGCTCGCTGAGATCGGCAGGAAACTCCTCGCCGCACAGTAACCCGCCCCGAAATCAAAAGGCCGTCGGAGCATCTCCGACGGCCTTTGGTTATTAGAGCCGATGATTTCGTCTCAGCTCGGCTTGTCCCCCTTGACCACGGGCTTGCCCGCCTTGGTCCATCCCACGATTCCGGCCGGCATGATGTAGAGGTCTTTGTAGCCGAGCTCAGCGGCCCGCCGGGCCGCCTTGTGGCACTCCATTCACTTTTCGCTGTGGCAGTAGAAGATGATGGGCGCGCTCTTGTCGGGGGGAAGCACGCCTTCCTTGATGTTCTGGCTCAGCAGATGAACGGCTCCGGGAAGGTGGCCGTCGCGATAAACATCGTCATTGTTGCCATCAACAATGAGCACCCCGGGACTTCCCACGCGCTTCGCCACGTCATCCACGGTGAGCCGCTTGAACGGCTCGCTCTCCTCTTTCTTGCCTTCCGCCGCCCTGACTCCCGTCCACGATGCCAGCAGGGCGACCGCCGCCAGCGCCAACGGCCAGACCACCTTTCGTTTCATCATGCCCTTCTCTCCTTCGGAAGAATCCCAAGTTTGCACATGGCTTCA
This genomic stretch from Candidatus Polarisedimenticolia bacterium harbors:
- a CDS encoding rhodanese-like domain-containing protein, producing the protein MMKRKVVWPLALAAVALLASWTGVRAAEGKKEESEPFKRLTVDDVAKRVGSPGVLIVDGNNDDVYRDGHLPGAVHLLSQNIKEGVLPPDKSAPIIFYCHSEK